ACGTCCCAAGCTTGATATCCATCGCCTGCACCCTTAGACGAATTGGTGGTGAATCAATGGTCACAGTGAGAAGCTTCCTCACTGATGCTCTTCGACTTGACCGGACAAACCATGCAGCATGGTACAATCTTGGGCTGCTATACAAGGCTGATCCTGGCGCATCAATGCTGGAAGCAGTGGAATGCTTTGAGGCTGCCGCTCTTCTTGAGGAAACTGCACCAGTTGAACCATTTAGATaacaaattatgcatataacttCTTCAATCTAagccccatatatatatataacgtaAATGATTTATTGGATATATTAAATTCTTCAGGTTTACAGTAGTAGAAATGTAGTCATTTTGCTTCTGTTTGATTCTATTTTGCGTTTAATCATTTTAGGgcaaatgattaattttatcttgTTGATCTCTTGtggttgaattcaaattacctgattttaattttattttaacaaaatgataataaatatatattttcaattttgaaaatacaaattttcatattcttaatttttatttcaaatttacttTTCATCCATTTTCTTAAGGATTGGACTCTTAAAATTGAatctatttaaataaatcaaatttgagctaaTGATTGaacctatttttataaaattaaaaatagattcaaatcgaatccgAATAAAGATtggtttaaacttgatttaaatccataactcaaactcaagctggAAATGAGGTCATCAACTTGAACTCCAAATGGCAATAAGATTATCGGAAAAGTTCCAAGAGTTAAATTGTAACATTCCAAATTGGCACTGGAACTtctattgatattatattaatatcaatcCAGGTGCCCTACAAGATCAAGAGCCCAAACATTAGCAAATAGCATAGCATTTGGTAATTTATTAAGATGCCCATTCAGGCATACCAAAGCACAACTGTTGCAATCATCTCAGCAGAGTCCAGGAAGCGAGGACATAGCATCCCATAATTTGTAAGAGATCAAACTACAATATTAAACCATATTTTAAGTTCAACCATTATAAGCCTAAAAGGAATGAAGTCTTCACTCAACAAGAGACCCAATACAAAAGCTCCCACTCCCTTGATGCCACCAACTCCAAGATTAATCTATACAACCAGCCGCTTACCTATTCCGTGTTTCACCGCATGTTTTCTCTGCGACGCACGTATCGGGTTCTGTCGTTGTATCTTGGTCTGTCCTGAGCTCTCTGGGGCTGCGGTTCCACCCTCCTCTGTCTTTCAGGTGATCTCTGAACTATTTCTCCATTCACAAACAACTCAGCTGCAACATAAGTAAGagatatataaatcattatcaTGAATGAAAAGAAACGCCTGAACAAACCAGCCAAAAAATAACACCTTTTAGTCATACTATAAAAACACAAACCTCTTCGGAATTgaacatttatatatttgaatgttTCAAGATACATAGCAAGCTAAAGAAACGAAAACTTGGGCATCGTGCTGAAAAAAATTTGGGAACTTGAAGTTCTAAACAAGGATTTTGCTGAAACAATCAATATACATGTATCATCTCCAATGATTCTAAAACTCTAAATGCAAAACACAGAAAAAACAATGAGGGAAACTTGATGTTCGTCCGTTAGCAGTCAAAGACAAGCATCATCCATTTGAGGATATTAGCAGTGCCAAGATGGACtgggaagaaaaaagaagaatacaAGTTATCTTACACTGTGATTCGAAAAAATTAGCACTTTAAGCCTTGAAATCAATAAgcatgtaataaatttttttaagattatcttcaTGGGGTCAGTATGGAAATGTGCTTTGTGTATAGGTTATCTGACTGTAAAAATGTATGTGGGTTATTTCActgaaaatttttacatatttgtGAATGTCTGATTCAAAAACCATACATAATGTTTCATCTCTACTGATCGGCAGCCCCATGAAATATAGAAAGTGCAGAACAGAAAAGAGAGACATTTGATTTAAGTCCATTAACATTCACAGCTAAACATTTTCCAATAAGACTCTTGAGCTTTGCCAAGACGGACTTTGAATGAAAATGTGCGTAAACTGTCATCAGTGACAAATCAATTCATTCGAGGTGTCAGCACACGATTGTTGGATATATCACCTAAAGATGATTGTCAACTATAGAGCGACGGCAGAACTCATCTTCTATCACAATTACAGATGAAAAGTTAgcaaaaaagagagaatattatACATTAATCTATATGCAAAAACATCATATTCCTCCCCTTTGTAACAATAGCTCCATGAAATACAGAAAGCACAAAACAGTCAAGAGGAGCATTTGATTTAAGTCCATTAGCATTCAAAGCCAAAAATTGTGTGCTAAGACTCTTTAGCTTTGCCAAGATGGACTTTTGAGCGAAAAAATGACAAACCATCACCATCAAATATATGCAATAGACATGCTATAGGTAGCTTTTCAGCTGGATGTTGCAAATATCTTGTCAAATGATAGACCCCTTCAAGTATACAAAAAGAATACTAATTTAGCTGTAAAATGTCCAAAGTTATAATAAACCCACATCAGCAAAGAGTAACTGTCGGATTGCCTTACCGCCATAATCTTTGTATTCAGGATCAACGTAGGAGTCAGGAAGGACAAACAGAACACCAGGCAACCCTGTTAACAAACaaaatctatattttaaaaGGCTTAACTATCAATACATTTgtaggaaacaaaatattaaaaacaacaCAAAACTAAACGAATCAAACAAGTAAATTGAAGCAATTTCAAATATACCTTCTAGCTTATTTGAGGTCTCCTCATCAATCTCGCAACCAAATCCGAAATACCTCTCGCATGAAACATTGTAGATTTTCTTCTTTGCTTCCTCTTCACTGATACACCCAACAACCAGAATATAATCGTGCATAAAGAGGacaaaaaagcaaaataaaacgGCCCCAAACAAAGCCCACTTCAATGAAGCTATCCATATCTATAATTTTCTATAGAAATTTTGTTTACCTTCCAACAACTTTAGCTAGGGTTTGAATATAACAATCAATCATTTGCTGTTTCGTCGCACCTTCACCACCAGGCTTGTCCATCACAATAAGCCAGTGTTCGTAGTCACATCCCGGAAACAGCGGCGCCATTTCAGTGGGAGGCCGGTCGCTGAAGTTTGAACTCGAGTTGAGAGGCGAGTAAGCGGAGTTGCCGGCGCGGTTGACACGGCATCGTATTTGGGAGAAGCGCGTATAGTGTGAGATTGTTGGGACGGCGCGCAAGAGCGGGGCGAGAGAGCGACGGCCCAAGAGGAGAGAGGGAAAAGGCGAAGGAGCGGTGATGGTTGTGGTGGAGTAGAGACGTTTGGAAAGTAAGAAAGTGAGTGTGGAGTGGCGCGTGCAGAAGCCGGTGATAGCGCGTGTTAGGTTTTGCGCCATAGCTGGTTGCAGAGAGTGAAGTGGAAACGAGGGTTCTAGAGAGAGGAAATAAGATGAGGGTTTTGGAGAGAGGAAATAAGATGACGGTATTTATATGGTATTTGGGATAGGCTTTTGGTTTGGGCTTGTGGTAGAGAACTATACATTACATACACATTCTTGGGGCTACTTTCAGATAGATTTTGAATAAGGTTAAGTTCTAATTTACCCGAATTTAGAATGGTTATTTGCGCTTGAGTTGTTAATTAGTAACATTAAAGACAAATGAGAATAAGAATAATtgtccaagaaaaaaaaaagatgaaaaaaattgttgggATGCAATCATCTAATGATCAATCAGGTAAAACACCCGCGAGGATCTCCTCCCAGTAAGCAAAACCATAAGGAATGCTTCAAATGCTGCCGTCATAACTTCTTTCATAGCTAATGCCTGCACTTGATCATTGAGAATAGCACTCAAAAGAGTGAGATTCTGCTTCATAGTGGGCAATGCAGGCTTAATTCTTGCCTTGGCAACGTTATAAAGATGAGGCTTTTGTAGAGGACAGAATTTGAGTCAAGGAAGATGAGGCGATATGCTGCAACTTCTGCTACATGTTGGCAGGCTGATTGAATAGCATTTTTTGCACCTCTGGTCCACACAATGACTATGCGATGAAGGAACAATTGTAGGAGAAAGAGTTAGTGTTTTTTTAAGGGACTGGATATGGTTGAGAAGATAATGCAATTTGTTGAGACGAATGTGAACTCGTGTCCCTCGACTTGTTGATGGGTGTGGATGGAGACCTTCATTTGTTGCTTGAACTTGATTTCCATCATCAAGAGTAACCGCACAAGGGCTagccatttttcaaagtttaacgAATTTAGAATCTGTGTGTCATCTTGTAAGAGGAGGAAGTGTGGGCAGATAGCTCTGCCTTGCttctgaaaataatttgaaCAAGTCATGATATATACagagttgaaatttgaaatagatgCAGGTACTCAGTTGCTtataaatcttataaaaaagATGAACCAATATCAAAAGGATTCTAGTGCATATGAACAGGCTTTTTAAGTTTCTTATCTTAAATGACATAATAGTAACTATCCCTAAGTTACTCTATTGGCAATTAGTTTaacagtttaattttttaacatttacaTGAATTATTTACCTGTTATATCccctttttatattaaaaaaaattattattttttatcaaatcagattcatataattatcttatttttatataattggtaTAAAAAGTAAATCtttgatttattattgtctttaatattgtaattatatataatcatactTTTTTTATCttacaaatataaaagattataccAAGGTAAGACATAGAACTTTCGATAGTCTGACTATGAATTTTTCTTAGGAAGACTGTTTGCAATATTTACTCATTCTTTGTTAAAATTTCCCAAAGACGTAATAATATAACACCTCTTCTACCTAgtccatatttttttagataattgcctctgtcttttttctttttcaagatgTAAGACTAGCAAATTGTAGCTAGTGGAGATGAATGGATACTATTTCATTTAAAGggtaaataagaaaatttataaaatacgGTGTACATGAATGATTGTAGAAAAAAATGGTTTACTCATGAGTAATTAGGACTTCAACAGGGAAATAAGGATTGACTAacttttattattcatattgtT
Above is a genomic segment from Mangifera indica cultivar Alphonso chromosome 3, CATAS_Mindica_2.1, whole genome shotgun sequence containing:
- the LOC123212279 gene encoding multiple organellar RNA editing factor 2, chloroplastic-like — its product is MAQNLTRAITGFCTRHSTLTFLLSKRLYSTTTITAPSPFPSLLLGRRSLAPLLRAVPTISHYTRFSQIRCRVNRAGNSAYSPLNSSSNFSDRPPTEMAPLFPGCDYEHWLIVMDKPGGEGATKQQMIDCYIQTLAKVVGSEEEAKKKIYNVSCERYFGFGCEIDEETSNKLEGLPGVLFVLPDSYVDPEYKDYGAELFVNGEIVQRSPERQRRVEPQPQRAQDRPRYNDRTRYVRRRENMR